The following proteins come from a genomic window of Streptomyces liliiviolaceus:
- a CDS encoding response regulator transcription factor has protein sequence MSPAEGDREPQRILIVDDEPAVREALQRSLAFEGYDTEVAVDGADALEKSIAYQPDLVVLDIQMPRMDGLTAARRMRGAGTTTPILMLTARDTVGDRVTGLDAGADDYLVKPFELDELFARVRALLRRSSYAAAAVGAPADDALTFGDLRMDLATREVTRAGRPVELTRTEFTLLEMFLAHPRQVLTREQILKAVWGFDFEPSSNSLDVYVMYLRRKTEAGGEPRLVHTVRGVGYVLRSGGAE, from the coding sequence ATGAGCCCCGCCGAAGGCGACCGTGAACCCCAGCGCATCCTGATCGTCGACGACGAGCCGGCCGTGCGCGAAGCACTCCAGCGCAGTCTCGCCTTCGAGGGGTACGACACGGAGGTGGCCGTCGACGGCGCGGACGCGCTGGAGAAGTCCATCGCGTACCAGCCCGATCTGGTCGTCCTCGACATCCAGATGCCGCGCATGGACGGGCTGACCGCCGCCCGCCGGATGCGCGGCGCGGGCACGACGACGCCGATCCTCATGCTCACGGCCCGCGACACGGTCGGCGACCGGGTCACCGGCCTCGACGCGGGCGCCGACGACTACCTGGTGAAGCCGTTCGAACTGGACGAGCTGTTCGCACGGGTACGGGCGCTGCTGCGGCGCAGTTCGTACGCGGCGGCCGCGGTCGGCGCCCCGGCGGACGACGCGCTCACCTTCGGCGACCTGCGCATGGACCTCGCGACCCGTGAGGTCACGCGGGCCGGGCGGCCCGTCGAGCTGACGCGCACGGAGTTCACGCTGCTGGAGATGTTCCTGGCCCATCCGCGCCAGGTCCTCACGCGGGAGCAGATCCTGAAGGCGGTCTGGGGCTTCGACTTCGAGCCGTCGTCCAACTCCCTGGACGTGTACGTGATGTACCTGCGCCGCAAGACGGAGGCGGGCGGCGAGCCGCGGCTCGTGCACACGGTGCGGGGTGTGGGGTACGTCCTGCGGTCGGGCGGGGCGGAGTGA
- a CDS encoding S1C family serine protease encodes MTESFRRSGEYPQGDQQQSAYSGQPYEQSHEQPYASSPSSSHPASSPVNPEWPPPPAYQPAAAVAGGTAGAGGAQGDAPTALLTEPVSAAPAAPRKRAKGPLALLAAVAIAAAAVGGGTAYAFQELTGNDTAAGSASSTSVVATSKKGTVAGVAEAVSPSIVEISATSNAGSSTGSGVVITTGGEIITNNHVISGASQIKVQLSNGKSYTASVVGTDSKKDLALIKLEDAPSGLTPATLGDSDAVKVGDEVVAIGSPEGLTGTVTSGIVSALDRDVTVSTDESQGQQQQQQGGGSGGSGQWPFEFGGQEFNGDTGSSTTTYKALQTDASLNPGNSGGALIDMNGNIIGINSAMYSAATDSSSSSSAGSVGLGFAIPVNTVKADLASLRSGGSDS; translated from the coding sequence ATGACCGAGAGCTTCCGCCGCAGCGGCGAGTACCCCCAGGGCGACCAGCAGCAGTCCGCGTACTCAGGACAGCCGTACGAGCAGTCGCACGAGCAGCCGTACGCCTCCTCCCCCTCCTCCTCACACCCCGCCTCCTCCCCCGTGAACCCGGAGTGGCCGCCCCCGCCGGCGTACCAGCCGGCCGCGGCCGTGGCCGGAGGCACAGCCGGAGCCGGAGGCGCGCAGGGCGACGCGCCCACCGCGCTCCTCACAGAGCCGGTGTCCGCCGCGCCCGCCGCGCCCCGCAAGCGCGCCAAGGGCCCGCTGGCCCTGCTCGCCGCCGTGGCGATAGCCGCCGCGGCCGTGGGCGGCGGTACCGCGTACGCCTTCCAGGAGCTGACCGGCAACGACACCGCGGCCGGCAGCGCGAGCAGCACCAGCGTCGTGGCCACCAGCAAGAAGGGCACGGTCGCCGGGGTCGCCGAGGCGGTCAGCCCGAGCATCGTCGAGATCAGCGCGACCTCGAACGCGGGCTCGTCCACCGGTTCCGGTGTGGTCATCACGACCGGCGGCGAGATCATCACCAACAACCACGTGATCTCCGGCGCCTCCCAGATCAAGGTGCAGCTGAGCAACGGCAAGTCGTACACCGCGAGCGTCGTCGGCACCGACAGCAAGAAGGACCTCGCGCTGATCAAGCTGGAGGACGCCCCCTCGGGTCTCACCCCCGCGACGCTCGGCGACTCCGACGCCGTCAAGGTCGGTGACGAGGTCGTGGCGATCGGCTCCCCCGAGGGCCTGACCGGCACCGTCACCAGCGGCATCGTCTCCGCGCTCGACCGGGACGTCACCGTCTCCACGGACGAGAGCCAGGGCCAGCAGCAGCAACAGCAGGGCGGCGGCAGCGGTGGCAGCGGTCAGTGGCCGTTCGAGTTCGGCGGCCAGGAGTTCAACGGCGACACCGGCTCGTCCACGACGACGTACAAGGCGCTGCAGACCGACGCGTCCCTCAACCCGGGCAACTCCGGCGGCGCGCTGATCGACATGAACGGCAACATCATCGGCATCAACTCCGCGATGTACTCGGCCGCCACGGACTCCTCGTCCTCGTCGAGCGCCGGCAGCGTGGGCCTCGGCTTCGCCATCCCCGTCAACACCGTCAAGGCCGACCTGGCCTCGCTGCGGTCCGGCGGCTCCGACAGCTGA
- a CDS encoding DUF397 domain-containing protein, whose product MKHTPDLSTAAWRKSSYSDGGANNCVEVADGCPGLVPVRDSKVANGPALVFGAEPWALFVEGVGRGARGAAG is encoded by the coding sequence ATGAAGCACACCCCCGACCTCAGCACCGCTGCGTGGCGCAAGTCGAGCTACAGCGACGGGGGAGCCAACAACTGCGTCGAGGTCGCCGACGGCTGTCCCGGCCTCGTCCCCGTTCGGGACAGCAAGGTCGCGAACGGTCCCGCACTGGTCTTCGGGGCGGAGCCCTGGGCTCTGTTCGTCGAGGGCGTCGGGCGGGGCGCGAGGGGCGCGGCGGGCTAG
- a CDS encoding RNA polymerase sigma factor has product MRTRVRAGDQGAFGELFDAYARAVYNHAYRLTADWSTAEDVMASTFMEAWRLRDRVDPEGGSLRPWLLGIATNTARNQFRSNRRYRRAASAAAAAETAVPDHADEVAGRIDDRRRLATALTALAALRRPEREVITLCLGEGLDYEAAAEALGIPVGTVASRLSRARKKLRRTASANVAEKVRGNREGPRPARQTRGDHAKAIRPAQEGNR; this is encoded by the coding sequence ATGCGAACCCGGGTGCGGGCCGGGGATCAGGGTGCCTTCGGGGAGCTCTTCGACGCGTACGCCCGTGCCGTGTACAACCACGCCTACCGGCTGACCGCGGACTGGTCGACCGCCGAGGACGTGATGGCGTCGACCTTCATGGAGGCCTGGCGGCTGAGGGACAGGGTCGATCCCGAGGGCGGCTCCCTGCGGCCCTGGCTGCTGGGCATCGCCACCAACACCGCGCGCAACCAGTTCCGCAGCAACCGGCGTTACCGGCGGGCCGCGAGCGCCGCCGCGGCGGCCGAGACGGCCGTGCCCGATCACGCCGACGAGGTCGCGGGCCGGATCGACGACCGGCGGCGGCTCGCCACCGCCCTGACCGCCCTCGCCGCCCTGCGCAGACCCGAGCGCGAGGTCATCACGCTCTGCCTGGGGGAGGGCCTGGACTACGAGGCAGCGGCGGAGGCGCTCGGCATCCCCGTCGGCACGGTCGCCTCCCGCCTCTCCAGGGCCCGTAAGAAGTTGCGGCGTACCGCTTCCGCGAACGTCGCCGAGAAAGTTCGCGGGAATCGGGAAGGGCCGCGTCCCGCCCGACAGACAAGAGGCGATCACGCAAAAGCGATCCGGCCCGCACAGGAGGGAAACCGATGA
- a CDS encoding CU044_5270 family protein produces MNANTPRRDSAESGPGSEWEQDAQLLSRTARDLPSGRHRFHKERLMAQIHEQVQQQAQKEETPGRTRRFRLPRPAITLPAMAAALSAVVIGGVVVSGGGEGIEDAGVATGPALTTDLGTATTKGVPQLLDQISLAAAESDHPTVKAGQYIYIESVLADTHVKTVDDKSSLVSDELHKRQMWESADGVEGWLIDPAVNDSSEGETLTLPDEQGNTPKAHMGSPSYDYLARLTTDPDALLAKIYKETEGQGNTPDQQAFSTIGDLLSESYPPPELYAALFETAAKIPGVVVVDDAVDAAGRHGVAVARLDETSGQREEWIFDKKSHVYLGARNVQVKPVKEEGILIKPGTVNFTMAIKNRAVVDGMKQTPSAPAQAG; encoded by the coding sequence ATGAACGCGAACACACCCCGCCGCGACTCTGCCGAGTCCGGTCCCGGGTCCGAGTGGGAGCAGGACGCACAGCTCCTGTCCCGTACGGCGCGCGACCTGCCGTCGGGCCGTCACCGGTTCCACAAGGAGCGTCTGATGGCCCAGATCCACGAGCAGGTCCAGCAGCAGGCACAGAAGGAAGAGACCCCCGGCCGGACGCGGCGGTTCCGGCTGCCGCGGCCCGCGATCACGCTGCCCGCGATGGCCGCCGCCCTGTCCGCCGTCGTCATCGGCGGTGTGGTGGTGTCCGGCGGCGGTGAGGGCATCGAGGACGCGGGAGTCGCCACCGGCCCCGCCCTGACCACCGACCTCGGTACCGCGACCACGAAGGGCGTGCCCCAGCTGCTGGACCAGATCTCCCTGGCGGCGGCCGAGAGCGACCACCCGACCGTGAAGGCCGGCCAGTACATCTACATCGAGTCCGTGCTGGCCGACACCCATGTGAAGACCGTCGACGACAAGAGCAGCCTGGTCAGCGACGAACTGCACAAGCGGCAGATGTGGGAGTCCGCGGACGGCGTCGAGGGCTGGCTGATCGACCCCGCCGTCAACGACAGCTCCGAGGGCGAGACCCTGACCCTGCCCGACGAGCAGGGCAACACCCCCAAGGCGCACATGGGCAGCCCGTCGTACGACTACCTGGCCAGGCTGACCACCGACCCCGACGCACTGCTGGCCAAGATCTACAAGGAGACCGAGGGGCAGGGGAACACCCCCGACCAGCAGGCCTTCTCCACCATCGGTGACCTGCTCTCCGAGAGCTACCCGCCGCCGGAGCTCTACGCGGCGCTGTTCGAGACCGCCGCGAAGATCCCGGGCGTGGTCGTCGTCGACGACGCGGTGGACGCGGCCGGCCGGCACGGCGTGGCGGTGGCCCGGCTGGACGAGACCAGCGGCCAGCGCGAGGAATGGATCTTCGACAAGAAGAGCCATGTCTACCTCGGCGCGCGCAATGTCCAGGTGAAGCCGGTCAAGGAAGAGGGCATCCTGATCAAGCCCGGCACGGTGAACTTCACCATGGCCATCAAGAACCGCGCCGTCGTCGACGGTATGAAGCAGACCCCTTCGGCCCCGGCCCAGGCGGGCTGA
- a CDS encoding sensor histidine kinase, protein MNRLVRRFTSLPIRARLSLLVAAAVAFAVAAVSVTCWFIVQGKLYDQVDDDLKAAATPQPNSQVEAALENCAQTPLPKNDDFGARDVYYLQLIKADGTPCVSANSEGTVKVTGDDTEVIENADSEDGIFRNGTDTDGNAVRILTVPLTVTQGPSRPQLYPDTALLIAVPLKSTQGTLNDLALILLLVSGIGVLGAGAAGLAVARAGLRPVDKLTEAVEHVARTEDLSVRIPVEDDSEDEIARLSRSFNSMTASLANSRELQQQLIADAGHELRTPLTSLRTNIELLTRSEETGRPIPPADRKALLASVKAQMTELAALIGDLQTLSRSDAGTPADRVQVVALQDTVESALRRARLRGPELTITADVHPWFVRAEPTALERAIVNILDNAVKFSPEGGTIDVTLRGGELTVRDHGPGVPADELPHVFDRFWRSPSARALPGSGLGLSIVARTVQQAGGDVALSPAPGGGTVAAIRLPGAPTPPPALDGD, encoded by the coding sequence GTGAACAGGCTCGTACGCCGGTTCACCTCGCTGCCGATCCGGGCCCGGCTGTCCCTCCTGGTGGCGGCGGCGGTGGCGTTCGCGGTGGCGGCGGTATCGGTGACCTGCTGGTTCATCGTGCAGGGGAAGCTGTACGACCAGGTCGACGACGACCTGAAGGCGGCTGCCACACCGCAGCCGAACTCACAGGTCGAGGCCGCCCTGGAGAACTGCGCCCAGACACCGCTGCCGAAGAACGACGACTTCGGCGCCCGGGACGTCTACTACCTGCAACTGATCAAGGCGGACGGAACGCCCTGTGTCTCGGCGAACTCCGAGGGCACGGTCAAGGTCACCGGCGACGACACCGAGGTGATCGAGAACGCGGACAGCGAGGACGGGATCTTCCGCAACGGAACCGACACCGACGGGAACGCCGTACGCATCCTGACGGTCCCGCTGACCGTCACCCAGGGCCCGAGCCGACCGCAGCTCTACCCCGACACCGCCCTCCTCATCGCCGTGCCCCTCAAGAGCACCCAGGGCACCCTGAACGACCTGGCCCTCATCCTGCTCCTGGTCTCCGGGATCGGCGTGCTCGGCGCCGGCGCCGCGGGACTCGCGGTCGCCCGTGCCGGTCTGCGGCCCGTCGACAAGCTCACCGAGGCCGTCGAGCACGTGGCCCGCACCGAGGACCTCTCCGTGCGCATCCCCGTCGAGGACGACAGCGAGGACGAGATCGCCCGGCTGTCGCGGTCCTTCAACTCGATGACCGCCTCGCTCGCCAACTCCCGTGAGCTGCAGCAGCAGCTCATCGCCGACGCCGGTCACGAACTGCGCACCCCCCTCACCTCCCTGCGGACGAACATCGAGCTGCTCACCCGCAGCGAGGAGACGGGCCGGCCCATCCCCCCGGCGGACCGCAAGGCGCTGCTCGCCTCGGTGAAGGCGCAGATGACCGAACTGGCCGCGCTCATCGGCGACCTGCAGACGCTGTCCCGGTCGGACGCGGGCACACCGGCCGACCGGGTGCAGGTGGTCGCGCTGCAGGACACCGTGGAGTCGGCCCTGCGCAGGGCCAGGCTGCGCGGTCCGGAGCTGACGATCACGGCGGACGTGCACCCGTGGTTCGTCCGGGCGGAGCCCACCGCGCTGGAGCGGGCCATCGTCAACATCCTCGACAACGCGGTGAAGTTCAGCCCCGAGGGCGGCACGATCGACGTCACGCTCAGGGGCGGCGAACTGACCGTACGGGACCACGGTCCGGGTGTGCCCGCCGATGAACTCCCGCACGTCTTCGACCGCTTCTGGCGTTCCCCGAGCGCCCGCGCGCTCCCCGGCTCGGGCCTCGGCCTGTCCATCGTGGCGCGTACGGTCCAGCAGGCGGGCGGGGACGTGGCGTTGAGCCCGGCCCCGGGCGGCGGCACGGTCGCCGCGATCCGCCTGCCCGGCGCCCCGACCCCGCCGCCCGCGCTGGACGGGGACTGA
- a CDS encoding histidine phosphatase family protein, whose translation MRLLLIRHGQTPSNLKHLLDTAEPGPGLTPLGLRQADALPDALAGEEIGALYASTLLRTQLTAAPLAARTGLEVRVRDGLRELSAGDLEMRGDAQAVETYMTTVFAWSAGDVELRMPGGENGVEALGRLDAVIAEAAGSGVPTVAMVSHGAAIRMWTAARADNVDVEFAAAHALENTGIVILDGTPADGWRVRTWEGRSLGPGSGLPEASGPTGEPVAGDIDG comes from the coding sequence ATGCGCCTGCTGCTGATTCGCCACGGTCAGACCCCTTCCAACCTCAAGCACCTGCTGGACACCGCAGAACCGGGGCCGGGTCTGACCCCGCTGGGCCTGCGACAGGCGGACGCGTTGCCGGACGCGCTGGCCGGTGAGGAGATCGGCGCCCTCTACGCCTCCACCCTGCTCCGCACCCAGCTCACCGCCGCCCCGCTGGCGGCCCGGACCGGTCTTGAGGTCCGCGTGCGGGACGGCCTCCGGGAGCTGTCCGCCGGTGACCTGGAGATGCGCGGCGACGCCCAGGCCGTCGAGACGTACATGACCACCGTCTTCGCCTGGTCCGCCGGGGACGTCGAACTCCGCATGCCCGGAGGGGAGAACGGCGTGGAGGCCCTGGGGCGTCTCGACGCCGTGATCGCGGAGGCCGCCGGCAGCGGCGTACCGACGGTGGCCATGGTCAGCCACGGTGCCGCCATCCGTATGTGGACCGCGGCCCGGGCCGACAACGTCGATGTGGAGTTCGCGGCGGCCCACGCGCTGGAGAACACCGGGATCGTCATCCTCGACGGCACCCCGGCCGACGGGTGGCGGGTGCGGACGTGGGAAGGCCGGTCCCTCGGTCCCGGCAGCGGCCTGCCCGAGGCGAGCGGCCCCACGGGAGAGCCCGTGGCCGGCGACATCGACGGCTGA